From the genome of Neisseria sp. oral taxon 014 str. F0314:
TGTCAGGCGACGATTGCGAAGTCCCTTTCTACAAAGACATCCACCTAGCGGCGGGCAACGGCTTTTCAGACGACATCGAAGACTACAACGGCTACAAGCTGCGTTTCTCAAAAGCAACACTTCGGCGGCACGGTATCAGCCCCGCCGCCGTGATCTGCGTCTGCGCCGACGGCGACAGCATGGAGCCTGTATTTCCTGACGGCGCAACATTGGGTATAAATACCGCCGACAAAACCGTAAAAGACGGGAAAATCTACGCCGTCAACCACGGCGGGCTGTTACGCACAAAGATTCTTCAGAAGCTGCCCGGCAACAAAATACGCATCAGAAGTTACAATGCCGAGGCCTACCCCGACGAAGAGGCGGACGCGGCCGATATAAACATCATCGGCCGCGTTTTCTGGTGGAGTGTGATGGATTAAGATACTTGGACGACTGATTTTTTACCGCGTATTGCGCGGTATAACTAAAAAGATATAATATATACAAAAGGGCACGCATGGAGTTGACCGTCCACTTTAACGCCGAGCAGGATTTAGACCGTTTTTTTGAAAAAGACGAAGAAGCGGTCGGTTATCTCGATGCCGTCATTGAGATGATTCAGGCGAACTCTGCTATTTTTGATGGCTTATACGAAAACAAATACTTCAGAGAATATGGCGAACC
Proteins encoded in this window:
- a CDS encoding helix-turn-helix transcriptional regulator, coding for MDGSHTPESNATVIGTVDAWDSRTPLSGDDCEVPFYKDIHLAAGNGFSDDIEDYNGYKLRFSKATLRRHGISPAAVICVCADGDSMEPVFPDGATLGINTADKTVKDGKIYAVNHGGLLRTKILQKLPGNKIRIRSYNAEAYPDEEADAADINIIGRVFWWSVMD